The Thiorhodovibrio frisius genome segment GCTGGCGGTGCGAGAGCATCAGCAAGGCGATTATCAAGCGGCTGGACGCCTGTTGAGCGCGGCCCAGGGGCTCTCGCCCGCAGATCGCGACACCGAGATGCTCACCGGCTGGAACGACTTCAAGCTCGGCGACTATCGGCAAGCGACCGACACCTTCCAGGCGCTCTACCAAGCCGAGCCGGACAAGCCAAGTGCCGAGGGTCTGCTACAGAGCCTCGAGAAACTTGGCGACCGAGGCGAGCTGCGCGCGCTGGCACAAGCCCCTGGCCCACTGCGGGATCTGTGGCGACGTGAACAGGCCCAAACCCGCTTTGACCAGAGCCAGTTCCTGCGCGCCTACCGGCTCGACCCGAGCCTGAATCCGGCCCTTGAGAACATCGACAGCCCGGCACTGGCGCTCGGACTCGGCTGGCGCAGCCGCAGCGGCGATCCGGGCCTGAGCCGCCTGGATGAGCGCACCGAGCCACTGCTGCTGGCCAGCGGCTGGCTGGGTGAAGTCGGCCTGTCCTTGGCTGTCGAGCGCATTTCGCTGGATGCCGGCAGGCCAGATGCCGACGCCTTGCTCGGCTCCTGGCCATCGCGCCGCGCGCGGCAACAATCCTTGGGCCAGTTTTCAGAGTGGCAAGCCGCTCGCCGCGACAACCAGGTCGAGGGCGGCCTGAGCTGGATGCTGAGCCTGAACGATCAGCGCCTGCAACTTGGGAACTGGCAACTGGTTGCCGCCATCGGCCAGACACCGACCGAAGGGGCACTACCGGCGGGCTGGCAGGGTCTGCTCGGCGTCGAGCGGCGCCAGTCAAACTTCGCCTGGACGGCCACCTTCGAGCATCTCCCGCTGCGCGAATCCCTGCTGTCCTACACCGGCATGGTGGATCCTGTCACCGGCGATGCCTGGGGGCGGGTGTCGCGCACCGGTGTCTCACTCGACGGCTGGATGTTGCTCAATCCCGATTGGACCCTGAGCGGTCTGCTGCGGGCGCACGCGTATCGCGGCACCGACGTGGAAGACAATTTTGGCATTGAGGCCGGCCTGTCACTCGCGCGCAACCTGAATCACCCCGACTTCGCCTATCTGACCCTGGGGCCGGCCCTGGAATACCGGCACTTCGAGCGCAACCTCAACCACTTCACCTGGGGCCACGGCGGCTACTACAGCCCCGACCTCGACCTCGGCGTGATGCTGGCGCTCGATTTTCAGACCCGCGAGGCCGCGCACTGGTTGGTACGCGGCTCCGCTCGCGCCGGCTGGCGCATGCAGAATGAAGCCGAAAGTCCCTGGTATCCACTCGGCCTGCCACAAAATGGACTCTCAGCAGGCTTGCTGGACCCAGGCATCAATGGAACCTACGCCGATTCGCGCAAACAGGGGTTGGGCGGCTCACTGCGCCTGGAGGGCATAATGCGCCTCAGCTCATACTGGCAGCTCGGCGGAACCCTGTCAGCCGACTACAGCCCCCAGTTCGATGAATTCAGCGGCATGCTCTTCGTCCGCCGCCTTTTCCGTCCCAGACCGGCCGTCTTCAGCAGCGATCTGCTGTCCGAGAGCATTTTACCCTGATTCGGGTTTTGTCTAGCTAACGCTCATGGTCCCGGTCAGCCCGGAGAATGAATCCATGACATACACGGTGAAGAGAGCGAAGAGGCCGCGTTTCGCGAATCATCTTCGCTCAGCCTGATTCGCCTGAAGTACACCACCCTGCCGGCTTTGCACCGGCAAGATGGTGCTGAGCTCGATCAGACAGCTCAGGCGACGGCTTTAGCAGGAATGCTCACAGCGGCGGATTTATCGCCGTCCTTTTTGCCGCCACAGCTTTTGCCGTCACCAGCCGTGGCTGTTCCCAGAGCACCAAAAGCGAGGATAAGGCCAAATGCCAGCGTGCCGAGCAGGTTCATGTTGCGCGTTTTCATCAGTACTTCCTCCGTCCGAAGCAGGATAAGCCAAAGGCTAGATTTTGAAGGATTCGAAAGAGCGAATTGCGAATTCGCAACCGCCTCGAAGCCTTAGCTATGGCCTGCGGCGAGATTTCCAAGACCTTCGTCCACCAAGACAGCGGCGTTATACTTTGGCAAAACTTGCCAATCGGGAGCGGGCAACCATGGCGACAATCAACATTTCCCTTTCGGATGATCTGCGCGACTTTGTCAACGAGCAGGTCGTGGCGTCAAGCTATACCAGCACCAGTGAATACCTCCGCCAGCTGATCCGTGAGCACCGCGAAGTGGTGAGATTTCGCACCCTGATCGACGATGGTGCCTGCTCCCCAATAGAAGGCGAGTTTGACAAGGGGTATTTCGACGATCTGCGGAGCCGTGCCAAGCACCGAACGACTGCTACCTGATCGGCAGGCCTGATGGCTAAGCCCGTTATCCGCCGCGAGCGCTCACGCAAAGACCTGGAGGAAGCGGCTGATTTTCATTTTGCCCAGGGCGGCGAGGCTCTGGAGTTGAGGTTTATCGATGCCATCGAGCGATCTTGCAGAGCGATCGTGGAGATGGCGCCCCTTGAGGAAAAATAGAACGGGAAGTTTATGATTTCCGATCTGGTTGCTCGAGGGCATAGCGGTTGCGCCCCAGTGATTTGGCCAGGTAAAGCTGTTTGTCGGCGGCGGCGGTGAGTTGCTCGGGTTGCAGGCTTTGGGTGCAGTAGCAGCTGACCAGGCCGAGGCTGACGGTGACATGGGGGGCGGTGGGCGAGGTCTCGTGCGGGATTTTGAGTGCGATGACGTTGGTGCGGATGCGCTCGGCGATGGCGGTGACATCTTCGAGCGCGCCGGTGTCGGGCAGGATGCAGGCAAACTCCTCGCCACCGTAGCGGGCGGCCAGATCGGTGGCGCGCAACAGGGAGCCATGTATGGAGCAGGCGATGGCGCGCAGGCAGTCGTCGCCGCGTAGATGGCCGTAGGTGTCGTTGTAGAGCTTGAAGTGGTCGATATCGAGCATGATGACCGTAAGCGGCTCGTGGCTGCGCAGGTGGCGCTGCACTTCGCGCTCCAGCACTTCGTCGAAGCGCCGGCGGTTGGCCAGGCCGGTCAGGCCGTCGGTGGTGGCGAGTTCGGTCAGGCGGTCGCGCGCGCGCTTGAGCTCGATGTGATTGCCGACCCGCATGCGCACGATCTGGGGGTTAATCGGCTTGGTGATGTAGTCCACCGCACCCAGCGCCAGGCCGCGCGTCTCGGTCTCGATATCGTCGCGCCCGGTGATGAAGATGACTGGAATATCGGCGGTGTGAGGCTCGGTTTTCAGGCGCGCGCAGATCTCGAAGCCGTCCATGCCGGGCAGCATAATATCGAGCAGGATCAGGTCGGGGTTGGTGCTGGCGGCCAGCTCCAGTGCTTTGGCGCCGTCGGTGGCGAAGAGCACTTCATGGTCGTCCATGAATATCTTGGCAATCAGCTCGATGTTGAGGGTCTCATCATCGACGATCAAAATCCGTGGCTGGTTCATGCGCGTGTGGTCGGGTGATTGGAGGGCGATTGGGTGACGATAGCCACAGTCTAAATCGAAGCCTAAGAAGAAACCGGAGGAGATGACTGGCCTTAACTCTCACGTAGGAGTGGGAGCAGGAGCCTGAGCAGAAACAGCAGCAGAATCCGTCCTTAAAATGTCCACGATAGAACCGAGGTGCTTGCTTGCATTAGGAAAGTCCAGTCTGGCGAGCGCGGCGGCCAGTGCTTCGATGTCCGGGGAGCTGATGCGCGCTTCCAGGGATTGTCGCAGGTTCTGAAAGTCTAGGCGCGCATCAACAGCATTTATGTCTAGCTTGTCACGCAAATGTTGCAGGGCTTCGTCGAGGTCTGTTTGAGACAGCTTCGCGACATCGCTCGCCGGATCGGGCGCGGCGGCGGGAATGCGGACCTCGCCGAGCAGTTGGCGGGCAGCGCTCAGCGCGGCGGGCAGCAGGGTTTCCAGGTGCGCAAGAGCGCTGGCGAGTGACGCGGGTAAATTGGACTCAAGCGGCTGGGTATTCGAGCTCTCCGGGAGCGATTCGGCCGTGGCTTCGATGGCGGCTTCCAGCTCGCGCGCCGCGCGGGCGAGTGACTCCAAGGCCAGGGTCGCGGCGGAACCTTTGAGCGAATGCGCCCGCAGCCGCGCCTGCGCCCAGTGCCCGTCTTGCAGGTGCGCGCGCAGCTCTGGAACCAAGTCCGCAAACTCGGCAACGAAGGTATCGATCAGCTTGACCAGCAGGGCGAGGTCGTCGTTGCAGCGGTGCAGCGCGGCGGCGATCTCAAAGGGCGGACAGTCACGCAGCGGCGGCGGGCCGGCTGAGTTATCCGCGCTTGCATGCCCGGCTTCGCGGGTCATCGGCCAACCCGTCGGCTGTCCGGTCGCCCGCTCCACCGGCCAATCCGTCGCCCCGGCGCTGGCCAACTCCGCGCGCAGCCAGCGTGCCAGGGTGGCGACCAGCTTGTCCAGGTCAATCGGCTTGGTGAGATGCGCGTCCATCCCGGCAGCCAGGCTCTTGGCCTCATCGCCGCGCAGGGCATGCGCCGTCATCGCGATGATGGGGAGATGCGACTGGTCGGCTTGGCGCTCTTCCCAGGCGCGAATGCGTCGGGTGGCGGTGAGGCCATCCATGCCCGGCATCTGGATGTCCATCAGCACCAGGTCGAAGGGCTCTGCGGTGACGCGGGCGACGGCGGCTTCACCGCTGTCGGCGGTCGCGATGCTCGCCCCGAAGGGTCGCAGCAGCTCCTCAATCAGCACCCGGTTCACCCGGTTGTCGTCAACCACCAGCAGCCGGCGACCGTGCAGGTCGAGCGCTGGCGCTTCGGCGGGGACTGGCTCGTGATGGGTTGCGGAATCCGCGACCCGTTCGAACGCTAGAGCGAAGCCGAAGGTGCTGCCTTGCCCCAACTCGCTCCTGACCCAGAGTGTGCCGCCCATGCGTTCGACCAGCTCCCGGCTGATGGCCAGCCCGAGTCCGGTGCCGCCATAACGGCGGGTGATTGAGCTGTCGCCCTGGGCGAAAGGTTCGAACAGCCGCGCCATCTGCTCCTCGCTCATGCCGACGCCGGTATCTCTCACCTCGAAGTCCAGCGTGATTGCTTCAGGCTGCTCCGGGGTGGCCTCGTGCTCTTTTGGCCCAGCGGCAGGCGCGACACGCAGTACCACCTGACCCTGCGTAGTGAATTTGATCGCATTGTTGATCAGGTTGATCAGCACCTGCCCGAGGCGCAAGCGGTCGCCCTGGACTTGGTTGGGCAGATCGGGGGCCAGCTCCAGGCGCAGGGCGACGCCCTTCTCCTGTGCCTTGACGCACAAGAGCCGCTCAACCTGAGCGAGCGCCGAGCGCAGGTGGAAGGGTGCATGCTCGAGCACCAGCTTGTTCGCTTCGATTTTCGAGAAGTCCAGAATATCGTCGATGATGAGCAGCAGGCTTTGGGCGGCTGTCTGGATTTCGTTTAGGTAGTTGCGCTGATGGTCGGTCAGCTCGGTACGCAGTGTCAGGTGTGTCATACCAAGGACGGCATTCATCGGCGTGCGGATTTCGTGGCTCATGTTGGCGAGGAACTGGCTCTTGGCGCGATTGGCCGCCTCGGCACGCTCGGCCATGGTCATGGCCTCCTGACTGGAGGCGCGCAGGGCGCGGTTGGCCCGCTCCAGCTCCTGGCGGGAGGCTTCGATCACGGCTTCCGCGCGCTTGCGCTCGCCGACATCCTCAAACACCGCGATGCCACCTGAGATGCGACCAGCATCGTCGTATAGCGGCGCCACGCGCCCCGAGAGCCACACCTCGGCCTCGCTGATGGTGGCGCGATACAGCCCCTCGAACAGACCTTCCTCGCCAGTGAGCGCGGCCTGCAATGCCGGAATCAGGCCTCGATCACGTAGCTTGCTGAGGTCGAGACCGATCAGCCGCTCGCGCGAAGTTTGCAGGATAGTCGCCAGGCGCTGGTTGCAGTCGAGCAGTTGCAGATCCTGATCGAACAGAAACACGCCGGCCGGGGAGCGCTCGAACAGCAGCCGGTAGCGACGCTCGCTGGCGCGCAAAGCCAGCTCAGCCGCCCGGCGCGCGGAGATGTCGCGGGTGACACCGTAGTAACCGCTGATCTGGCCCTGATCATCGCGCATGGGCGCGACATTGATCTCAGTCCAGAGCCAGCCACCGTTCTTGCATTTCTGCTCCAGCTCATAGCATTGGGTGCTGGTGGACTTGGCCTGGGATTCGCGCTCCAGACGCTGGGCGTTGGCCTGCTGGATCTGCTCAATGCCCTCGGGCTTGAGCAGGCTCCAGACGGTCTGGCCAAGCACCTCCTCGCGCGGGAAGCCGCGCAGGCGCTCATCGGCCAGGCTGATGTAGGTGAAGCGCAGATCACTGTCGAGATGCCAGATGATGTCGCTTGAGTGCTCGGTGAGATGGCGGAATTTCTCCTCGCTTTGGCTCAGCTCGTGGCGAATTCGCGCACTCTCTGCCAGGCTCGCGCGCAGGCGGCGATTGATGCGCCGGAACTGCCAGGTAATAGCGAAGCTGAGCAGGATGAGCACCAGCGCGCCGCCCATGGAAAGCCGCAGCCAGGCGGGCAGTGCGCCGCGTTCGGGCGCGCCATAGAGCATGTCCGCGACCGGAAAGTCGCGTTCCAGCATGCCAAGATCGGCATAGACGGCGGCGATGTGCTGCCAGCGACCGGGGTTCATATAGCCGATCTCGACCAGATCGGCGCGAATCAGCTTGGCGGTCTGCTCGGCCTCGAAGGTCAGGAAGGCCCGGCTCGGTGGCGGGTCGCTGATGTCGCGCGCCAGAATGTCGTCTATGACCTCTTGGGGGTGAGCGAGCGCATAGGCCCAGCCGCGCAGACTGGCGTCGAGAAAGGCGGCGACCCGACTCGGATGCCGGTCGAGTTCGGCCTCGCTGGTGAAGAGATTGTCGCCGTAGAAGTCGATCCCGGCCGAGCGCGGCGAGAAGATGGAAAACGGCAGCTCGGCCTGTTGCAGAAAGAACACCTCGTTGGTTGAGTAGGCGGAAATGGCCTGGGCGCGGCCCTCGATCAGATCGCGGAAGTCAAATTGGTGCTCGATGATATCGATGGTGTCGAGCGGCACGTCCTCGGCCGCCAGATAGGCGAGCAGTTCCTCGGCCTGGCGCTCGATCATCACCGGCTTGCCGGCCAGATCATGGATGCTTTGCAGGTCGTTATCGCGCCGCGCGAGCAGCACCAGCGGCGAGTGCTGAAAGATGGTCGCCAGCGCCACCACCGGCTGCCCGGCGGCGCGCGCAAGCAACAGGCTGCTGGTGCCGATGCCGAATTGCGCCCGACCGCTGACCACCTCGGCCACCACGTCGGTGTCGGGGCGGGCTTCGACCAGCTCGACCTCCAGCCCGGCGTCACGATAGTAGCCTTGGCTCTGGGCGGCGTAGTAGCCCGCGAACTGGAAGGCGTGGGTCCATTTGAGCTGCACCCGCACCGGCTCGAGCGCGATGCCGGGGGCGGCGTGCAGCAGCAGGGCGGCGAGCAGGCCGGCTAGCAGCCCGTGTTGGCGCATGCGGCAGCTGGTGATCTTCATGCCTCAGTGCTCTCGGCCTTGCCGCCATGGAGGCGATTGAGCAGCTGACCTGCGGCGGCGAAATCGAGCCGCTCGATCGCGTCGGCCAGATCGTCCAGCGCCAGCGGGTCGCTTGCCTGCGCCAGCAGCGGGCGCAGCTCGGCAAAGGTGCGCCGCGCGCTGATCCGATTGGCCGCAAGCTGCTCGCGCAGCTCCGCCAGACGCGGGCCGATGAGGGCGATGGAAGCTGGGGACGGGGCCTGATCGATTGCCTGGGTTGTTTGCCGGTTCGTTGCTGGGCTCGCTTCTGGGCCTGCTTCTGGGCCTGCTTCTGGGCCTGCTTCTGGGCTGGCGTCTGGAGCCTGTTCGGGTTCATGCGCCGGCGCCCTGTCGCACAGCGCTTGTGCGGCCGCGAGCGCGGCGGCGAGTTGCTCGCTCAAGCGTTCGAGTGCTGCGTCCTTGTGCGCGGCTGTGTGTGACGGAGCGGCACCTTCCTCCCGCGCCGACAGCGCCTTTTCAAGCCCGGCGGCGGTGCTGGCGAGCTCGCCGAGTCCGAGAGTGGCAGCGTTGCTCTTAAGAGCATGGAGTTGCTCGCTCGCGGCCCGTGCATGACCGGCCGCAAGCGCGTCGCGGATCTGCGCATCGGCCTGCTCAAAGCCCTCGACAAAGCGCGCGATCAGCCGCAGCAGCAGGCGCTGATTGCCGCTGCAACGGGCGCTCGCCGCGCGCAAATCAAACGGCGGCCAGTCCTCAGGCAGCAAACCCCCGGTATCCGGCGCTCGGTCGGGTTGCTGGAGCTCAGGGTCGCGCGGCTTGTCGTTGGCCAGAGCGAGCGCGGTGTCCGCATGCGCTGGGGCTGGATGTGCGGTGTCCGGATGCGCTGGGGCCGGATGCGCGGTGTCCGGATGCGCTGGGGCCGGATGTGCGGTGTCCGGATGCGCTGGGCCCGGCGGCAGCCAGCGCTTGAGCATGGTGGACAGGCTGACAGGGTCGACGGGCTTGGTCAGGTGATCGTTCATGCCCGCGGTCAGGCTCTTGGCGCGATCTGCGGTGAGTGCATGGGCGGTCAGCGCGATGATGGGAACGCCCGGCGCCTGTTTCCCTTCGGCGCGACGGATGCGGCGGGTCGCCTCGAGTCCGTCCAGCTCCGGCATCTGAATGTCCATAAAAATCAGGTCGAAGCGCTGCGTCAGCGCGAGCTCGACGCCGGTCAGCCCGTCGGTTGCCGTGGTGACCCGGACGCCCAGCTCGGCGAGCAGCGCCTTGGCCAGTTCGAGGTTGAGTCGGTTGTCCTCCACCACCAGCACATGGCGACCGCGCAGGCGCGCCCGGTCTAGGGCGGACAGCTCTGGCGCGCCTGGGGGCGCGGAGGCGGCCTCGGCGCGCGAGTGCGGCGGCATCCGCGCCGGTTCGCGGTCGACACGCAGGCGCACGGTGAAGCGGAAGCAGCTGCCCTGCCCGGGTGTGCTCTCGACCTCGATGCGACCGCCCATGCGCTCGATCAAACTCTTGCTGATGGCGAGCCCGAGCCCGGCGCCCCCATAGCGGCGGGTGGTGGAGCTGTCTCCCTGGGAGAAGACCGTGAACAGACGCGGAACCTCCTGCTTGTCGATGCCGATACCGGTGTCCCAGACCTCAAACTGAAGCACCCGCTCCTCGGCCTCAGGCGCGGCTGGCAAGGCCGCGACGCGCACGCCAACCGCTCCCTGCTCGGTGAACTTCACCGCGTTGCTGGCGAGGTTGGTCAGCACCTGGCCCAGGCGCAGCGAGTCGCCGATAAACGTTGTCGGTGTGCCGGGCGCGACCTCCAGGTGCAGCGCGAGCCCCTTGCGCTCGGCCGGCTCGCGGATCACGGCCCTGAGGGTGTCGAGCAGAGAGTCCAGCACGAAGGGCCGCTGCTCGAACTCCAGGCGCTCGGCCTCGATCTTGGAGAAGTCGAGGATGTCGTTCAGCAGCGCCAGCAGTTGCTGGGCCGCCGTCATGGTCATGTCGAGGTGCTCGCGTTGCTCCGGGTCGACGGCCTTGCGCTGTGCGAGGTAGGTCATGCCAATGACCGCATTCATGGGCGTGCGAATCTCGTGGCTCATGTTGGCCAGGAAGCGGCTCTTGGCTTGGTTGGCCGCATCGGCCTCCGCCGCCATGGCGTTGGCGTGCTGGATCGACTGATTGAGCGCCTGGTTCAGCCGCTCCTGTGCCTCGCGCGCCTGGCGCTCGCCGAGATACTGCTGGTAGCGACCGAGGGTGGCGGCAAAGTTATCGGCCGCGAGTTGCAGCAGCGCGCGCTCAGTCGGGCTGAAGGAGCGCTCGCGCTCGGTATCGTCGAAGCCGACAAAGCCAATCAGCTCGCCATCGACACGCATCGGCTGCATCACACAGGCATTGATGGATTGGGCTTGCAGTAGCTCGCGCGCATCGGCCATGGGTGGTGGCAGCGCGTCGAAGGAGCTGAGGTAGAGTGGCTCGCCGACCAGGAATTGGTCGATCAGACCGGGGAAGGTTTCGAAGGGTACGTTCTGTAGTTCGTCGATCTTGCACTGGACACCCTCGCGACACCATTCGTGCGTGTTTGACCAGGTTCTGGCATTGAGGTCGTTGCTGAAGATGTAGGCGCGACCCGCGTTCAGATGGGTGCCGAGGATTTCCAGACAGCGCGTCAGTCCCTCGTCGATGGTGTCAATCCGTAGGCTGGCATTCGCGAGTGCGAGGCGTGAGGCGATGGCGTGGAAGTCGGTAATTTCTTGCAGGCGCGACTCCGCCTGTTTGCGCTCGGTGATGTTCACGATGATGCCGTCGAGCCACTCGAGCCGCCCGTCTTCGGCATAACAGCCGCGTCCGGTTTCCTGCACCCAGAGGCTGCCCCCGTCGCGATGAATGATCCGATAGCTGAGCTCGAAGGGCTTGCGCGCGCTCACGGCCCACTGCACTTGTTCAGTGACACTGTCGCGATCCTCGGGGTGGATCAGGTCCCCGTAGCGGCGCGGCTCCTCGGCCAGAAAGTCCGCTGCCGGGTAGCCACTCAGGACCTCGATGCCGTCGCTGATGTAGTCCATGGGCCAGCCCGGCTCGTTCAGGCAACGGTAGACCACGCCAGGCACACTTTGGACAAGCGAGCGAAATTTGTACTCGCTTTCGCGCAGGGCACGCTCCTTGGCCCGGGTCAGATTCAAATTGGCCGACAGCGCGGCGGCCGCCTGGGCCTGACGGCGCAGCAGGTACAGCAGGCTCGCGAGCAGTGCGCTCAGCACCACGGCCGCCAGGGCCCAGCTCAGCATCTGCTGGCGGCGGTGATTGGCAATGGCAGCCATTACAGGCGCGATGTCCTCGCTGATCATCACCGCCAATGGCCAGTCCACCATGGTGCGCACCGAGACCATGCGCGGTGCCCCGCCGTTGGAGGTCAAAACCGCCGACGCCGTGGCACTATCCGCCTGCATCAGCTCGACCGCTTCTGGCGCGATGTAGTCGCCCGCCCGGGGCTGGTCAGGCTGCTGAACAATGATTTCGCCCGCACTGGTGGTAATGGTCACCCCGGTGCCAGCCAGGCGGTCCGCAACGGCCATGGCCTCAGCCAACCACTCGACATCCATGATGGCCACTACAGCGCCGGCGAATTGGCCCTGCCCGTCGAGCACCGGGCGACTCAGTGCGAGAAAATAATGGTCGGGATAGATGCGCGAGTCCATTAACTCGGAAAGCAAGGCGTGGTCGCGCGGGTCCTCGCGATGGCGGACGAAATAGCTGCGATCAGCCACCGTCGGCGGCTTGCCCTCGGACGCCCAGGCGATGATCCGCCCGGTGCGGTCGAGCAGCAGGAAGTCGAGCACCACCGGCACCTGATCATCGTGCGGTCGCAGCATGGCCGCCGCCATTGCAGGTCCGTTGGTCATGGGGTTGATCTGGCGAATCTGCACCAGCGTGCGGTCAAGCTCGGCCAAACGCGCGAGCACCAGCGACTCTTCGGTAAGCGCCAAGCCCTCGGTGCGGGCGCGCGCGCTCTGCAGTAGATGCTCGGAAAAGTCGCGCGTGCCGATG includes the following:
- a CDS encoding cellulose synthase subunit BcsC-related outer membrane protein, which encodes MAKAPVSELSAMGSDPARALLSERAVLLALILWTGLLGCGQSANAQTDQKDSTGQQASPQQGATDVVRPDPGVEVSTDAQTVELSSETADVQVREQRSSVEVRNAPDTEVRYTPQPGQDLPELPAGAVRADQPIYSAGRRAEPALWALLNAGRYDELQRDIARLRNEDPNWQPPTELLFWLDHHLAEQAKPSAPAVAGEPAAPARPDPYAEALTRAGRQQSRGQPGAALNTLKPWLKTMQARRDASAMAQVGWARLALDQPQQALAAFQQALRWRASSEAAKGELLALSALGEPDPLLAQAETSTQRWPALRKSAAGALRALAVREHQQGDYQAAGRLLSAAQGLSPADRDTEMLTGWNDFKLGDYRQATDTFQALYQAEPDKPSAEGLLQSLEKLGDRGELRALAQAPGPLRDLWRREQAQTRFDQSQFLRAYRLDPSLNPALENIDSPALALGLGWRSRSGDPGLSRLDERTEPLLLASGWLGEVGLSLAVERISLDAGRPDADALLGSWPSRRARQQSLGQFSEWQAARRDNQVEGGLSWMLSLNDQRLQLGNWQLVAAIGQTPTEGALPAGWQGLLGVERRQSNFAWTATFEHLPLRESLLSYTGMVDPVTGDAWGRVSRTGVSLDGWMLLNPDWTLSGLLRAHAYRGTDVEDNFGIEAGLSLARNLNHPDFAYLTLGPALEYRHFERNLNHFTWGHGGYYSPDLDLGVMLALDFQTREAAHWLVRGSARAGWRMQNEAESPWYPLGLPQNGLSAGLLDPGINGTYADSRKQGLGGSLRLEGIMRLSSYWQLGGTLSADYSPQFDEFSGMLFVRRLFRPRPAVFSSDLLSESILP
- a CDS encoding ribbon-helix-helix domain-containing protein; translated protein: MATINISLSDDLRDFVNEQVVASSYTSTSEYLRQLIREHREVVRFRTLIDDGACSPIEGEFDKGYFDDLRSRAKHRTTAT
- a CDS encoding diguanylate cyclase, which codes for MNQPRILIVDDETLNIELIAKIFMDDHEVLFATDGAKALELAASTNPDLILLDIMLPGMDGFEICARLKTEPHTADIPVIFITGRDDIETETRGLALGAVDYITKPINPQIVRMRVGNHIELKRARDRLTELATTDGLTGLANRRRFDEVLEREVQRHLRSHEPLTVIMLDIDHFKLYNDTYGHLRGDDCLRAIACSIHGSLLRATDLAARYGGEEFACILPDTGALEDVTAIAERIRTNVIALKIPHETSPTAPHVTVSLGLVSCYCTQSLQPEQLTAAADKQLYLAKSLGRNRYALEQPDRKS
- a CDS encoding ABC transporter substrate-binding protein, with amino-acid sequence MKITSCRMRQHGLLAGLLAALLLHAAPGIALEPVRVQLKWTHAFQFAGYYAAQSQGYYRDAGLEVELVEARPDTDVVAEVVSGRAQFGIGTSSLLLARAAGQPVVALATIFQHSPLVLLARRDNDLQSIHDLAGKPVMIERQAEELLAYLAAEDVPLDTIDIIEHQFDFRDLIEGRAQAISAYSTNEVFFLQQAELPFSIFSPRSAGIDFYGDNLFTSEAELDRHPSRVAAFLDASLRGWAYALAHPQEVIDDILARDISDPPPSRAFLTFEAEQTAKLIRADLVEIGYMNPGRWQHIAAVYADLGMLERDFPVADMLYGAPERGALPAWLRLSMGGALVLILLSFAITWQFRRINRRLRASLAESARIRHELSQSEEKFRHLTEHSSDIIWHLDSDLRFTYISLADERLRGFPREEVLGQTVWSLLKPEGIEQIQQANAQRLERESQAKSTSTQCYELEQKCKNGGWLWTEINVAPMRDDQGQISGYYGVTRDISARRAAELALRASERRYRLLFERSPAGVFLFDQDLQLLDCNQRLATILQTSRERLIGLDLSKLRDRGLIPALQAALTGEEGLFEGLYRATISEAEVWLSGRVAPLYDDAGRISGGIAVFEDVGERKRAEAVIEASRQELERANRALRASSQEAMTMAERAEAANRAKSQFLANMSHEIRTPMNAVLGMTHLTLRTELTDHQRNYLNEIQTAAQSLLLIIDDILDFSKIEANKLVLEHAPFHLRSALAQVERLLCVKAQEKGVALRLELAPDLPNQVQGDRLRLGQVLINLINNAIKFTTQGQVVLRVAPAAGPKEHEATPEQPEAITLDFEVRDTGVGMSEEQMARLFEPFAQGDSSITRRYGGTGLGLAISRELVERMGGTLWVRSELGQGSTFGFALAFERVADSATHHEPVPAEAPALDLHGRRLLVVDDNRVNRVLIEELLRPFGASIATADSGEAAVARVTAEPFDLVLMDIQMPGMDGLTATRRIRAWEERQADQSHLPIIAMTAHALRGDEAKSLAAGMDAHLTKPIDLDKLVATLARWLRAELASAGATDWPVERATGQPTGWPMTREAGHASADNSAGPPPLRDCPPFEIAAALHRCNDDLALLVKLIDTFVAEFADLVPELRAHLQDGHWAQARLRAHSLKGSAATLALESLARAARELEAAIEATAESLPESSNTQPLESNLPASLASALAHLETLLPAALSAARQLLGEVRIPAAAPDPASDVAKLSQTDLDEALQHLRDKLDINAVDARLDFQNLRQSLEARISSPDIEALAAALARLDFPNASKHLGSIVDILRTDSAAVSAQAPAPTPT
- a CDS encoding ATP-binding protein, which translates into the protein MNHGDSVSRVAETMSTGTAARRVRGERLSLLAIVLLWLLLFGLAVSQYLIGTRDFSEHLLQSARARTEGLALTEESLVLARLAELDRTLVQIRQINPMTNGPAMAAAMLRPHDDQVPVVLDFLLLDRTGRIIAWASEGKPPTVADRSYFVRHREDPRDHALLSELMDSRIYPDHYFLALSRPVLDGQGQFAGAVVAIMDVEWLAEAMAVADRLAGTGVTITTSAGEIIVQQPDQPRAGDYIAPEAVELMQADSATASAVLTSNGGAPRMVSVRTMVDWPLAVMISEDIAPVMAAIANHRRQQMLSWALAAVVLSALLASLLYLLRRQAQAAAALSANLNLTRAKERALRESEYKFRSLVQSVPGVVYRCLNEPGWPMDYISDGIEVLSGYPAADFLAEEPRRYGDLIHPEDRDSVTEQVQWAVSARKPFELSYRIIHRDGGSLWVQETGRGCYAEDGRLEWLDGIIVNITERKQAESRLQEITDFHAIASRLALANASLRIDTIDEGLTRCLEILGTHLNAGRAYIFSNDLNARTWSNTHEWCREGVQCKIDELQNVPFETFPGLIDQFLVGEPLYLSSFDALPPPMADARELLQAQSINACVMQPMRVDGELIGFVGFDDTERERSFSPTERALLQLAADNFAATLGRYQQYLGERQAREAQERLNQALNQSIQHANAMAAEADAANQAKSRFLANMSHEIRTPMNAVIGMTYLAQRKAVDPEQREHLDMTMTAAQQLLALLNDILDFSKIEAERLEFEQRPFVLDSLLDTLRAVIREPAERKGLALHLEVAPGTPTTFIGDSLRLGQVLTNLASNAVKFTEQGAVGVRVAALPAAPEAEERVLQFEVWDTGIGIDKQEVPRLFTVFSQGDSSTTRRYGGAGLGLAISKSLIERMGGRIEVESTPGQGSCFRFTVRLRVDREPARMPPHSRAEAASAPPGAPELSALDRARLRGRHVLVVEDNRLNLELAKALLAELGVRVTTATDGLTGVELALTQRFDLIFMDIQMPELDGLEATRRIRRAEGKQAPGVPIIALTAHALTADRAKSLTAGMNDHLTKPVDPVSLSTMLKRWLPPGPAHPDTAHPAPAHPDTAHPAPAHPDTAHPAPAHADTALALANDKPRDPELQQPDRAPDTGGLLPEDWPPFDLRAASARCSGNQRLLLRLIARFVEGFEQADAQIRDALAAGHARAASEQLHALKSNAATLGLGELASTAAGLEKALSAREEGAAPSHTAAHKDAALERLSEQLAAALAAAQALCDRAPAHEPEQAPDASPEAGPEAGPEAGPEASPATNRQTTQAIDQAPSPASIALIGPRLAELREQLAANRISARRTFAELRPLLAQASDPLALDDLADAIERLDFAAAGQLLNRLHGGKAESTEA